From a single Sphingobium lignivorans genomic region:
- a CDS encoding CarD family transcriptional regulator: MAAKALSFDVGDYVVYPKHGVGRVIELQSQKIAGIDLELYVLRFEKERMTLRVPTNKAESVGMRKLSSDKTLGEALETLKGKPKVKRTMWSRRAQEYEAKINSGDLVSIAEVTRDLFRADDQPEQSYSERQIFEAASSRLARELAAMEEVDEATALKKILRILNEAAPKYARERVE, translated from the coding sequence ATGGCTGCTAAAGCGCTGTCTTTCGACGTCGGCGATTATGTTGTCTATCCCAAACATGGTGTTGGTCGGGTTATCGAACTCCAGAGCCAGAAGATCGCCGGCATCGATCTGGAGCTGTATGTCCTGCGCTTCGAGAAGGAGCGGATGACTCTGCGCGTTCCCACCAACAAGGCGGAAAGCGTCGGCATGCGCAAGCTGTCGTCGGACAAGACCCTTGGCGAGGCACTGGAGACGCTCAAGGGCAAGCCCAAGGTGAAGCGCACCATGTGGTCGCGCCGGGCGCAGGAATATGAAGCGAAGATCAACTCGGGCGATCTCGTTTCGATCGCTGAGGTCACGCGCGACCTGTTCCGCGCGGACGATCAGCCCGAGCAGAGCTATTCCGAGCGGCAGATCTTCGAGGCGGCGTCCAGCCGGCTGGCCCGCGAGCTCGCCGCGATGGAGGAAGTCGACGAAGCAACGGCGCTCAAGAAGATCCTGCGCATCCTCAACGAGGCTGCGCCGAAATATGCCCGCGAGCGGGTCGAGTAA
- the fdxA gene encoding ferredoxin FdxA, with translation MTYVVTDACIRCKYMDCVEVCPVDCFYEGENMLVINPNECIDCGVCEPECPAEAILPDTESGLEQWLELNTRYSAEWPNITTKGEPPADADAMKGETGKFEKYFSPEPGEGS, from the coding sequence ATGACCTACGTCGTGACCGACGCATGCATTCGCTGCAAATATATGGACTGCGTCGAGGTCTGCCCGGTCGACTGTTTCTATGAAGGCGAGAACATGCTCGTCATCAATCCCAACGAGTGCATCGACTGTGGCGTCTGCGAACCGGAATGCCCGGCCGAAGCGATTCTGCCGGATACGGAAAGCGGCCTTGAGCAGTGGCTGGAGCTCAACACGCGCTATTCGGCCGAGTGGCCGAACATCACGACCAAGGGCGAGCCGCCCGCCGACGCGGACGCCATGAAGGGCGAGACCGGCAAGTTCGAGAAATATTTCTCCCCCGAGCCCGGCGAGGGAAGCTGA
- a CDS encoding S4 domain-containing protein translates to MVPFGHGPSLRLDKFLWFVRLAPNRSSAQALAERGIVRLNGRRIDRAHAPVRIGDLITFPHGNAVRVIRVEQLPLRRGPASEAETCYSAVTPGGEEGPGAPS, encoded by the coding sequence GTGGTGCCGTTCGGTCATGGTCCCAGCTTGCGGCTGGACAAGTTCCTCTGGTTCGTGCGGCTGGCACCCAACCGCTCGAGCGCGCAGGCATTGGCCGAGCGCGGCATCGTCCGCCTGAACGGCCGGCGGATCGACCGCGCGCACGCGCCGGTGCGCATCGGCGATCTCATCACCTTTCCCCACGGCAATGCCGTCCGGGTCATCCGTGTCGAGCAATTGCCGCTGCGGCGCGGCCCGGCCAGCGAGGCGGAGACATGCTACAGCGCGGTCACGCCGGGCGGCGAGGAAGGGCCGGGCGCCCCAAGCTGA
- a CDS encoding helicase-related protein: MSRLASAALKAVLGPTNTGKTHLAIERMCGHSSGLMGFPLRLLAREVYERVVRIKGADQVALLTGEERVIPPAARYVLATAEAMPVRGGLGAMRDFAFVAVDEIQLAADPERGHVFTDRMLHARGREETMLLGSASMAPLVRSLLPRAEIVSRPRFSTLRYAGAAKLSRLPRRSAIVAFSVEEVYRVAELLRRHRGGAAVVMGALSPATRNAQVAMFEAGEVDYLVATDAIGMGLNLNVDHVAFASLRKFDGQRTRRLTVAEMAQIAGRAGRHQRDGTFGDVGSLDGPPAFSPEDVERIEEHRFDPLEQIFWREADLPMDHVGTLIEALTERPRREGLRAAPEAVDLAVLRALADMPDVAARARGPAQVGRLWAACSLPDFQKLGIEHHARTVHRLWDWLSQGNGYIPQDWFAGQLARLDNVQGDVDALAGRIAAVRTWAYVAQRDDWLAQPVEMAARARALEDRLSDALHGALRQRFVDRRTSALLRRGGDANAFLAVDVDDTGNVTVDGYKIGTMRGFRFAVDPTARAGEKRLLLAAAERRLGAHLNEMAQALLAVDDKAFSLASPPGGDAQIIWNGHPVATLKSGQRLLAPEIALDAGLGALAPEIQQGVRDRLSVWISGQLERHVPALLKMEAGAIDPALPPPVRAVLAQLADDGGIMSRTALDESLAQVAKEDRTHLRKAGVVIGVLDLYHPGLMKPSAAQWRMALLALRRGEPLVALPPAGAVLLPASEELDEVGARVAGFRKLGEAWLRIDMAERLARGAHDAIAAGKAYGADDPTIVSIGLNEASFLDLMRQAGFRPVPDAAEGAPNWQFKGRPKARPRPEGERRRQPGQRAGHPRGDKPQNRGDRKDARGEGRKPGRPDERQGKGGERKPRPHDRGDGGRDRAPQPRQIVATGKALAGLGALLGRED, encoded by the coding sequence ATGTCGCGCCTTGCTTCTGCTGCCCTCAAGGCTGTTCTCGGACCGACCAACACCGGCAAGACGCATCTCGCGATCGAGCGGATGTGCGGTCATTCGAGCGGCCTCATGGGCTTTCCTCTCCGGCTGCTCGCGCGCGAGGTTTATGAGCGCGTGGTGCGGATCAAGGGCGCGGATCAGGTGGCGCTGCTCACCGGCGAGGAGCGCGTCATTCCCCCGGCCGCGCGTTATGTGCTGGCCACGGCGGAGGCGATGCCGGTGCGCGGCGGGCTCGGCGCCATGCGGGATTTCGCCTTCGTCGCCGTCGATGAGATCCAGCTCGCGGCCGATCCCGAGCGCGGCCATGTCTTCACGGACCGGATGCTGCATGCGCGCGGGCGCGAGGAGACGATGCTGCTCGGCTCGGCGAGCATGGCGCCGCTTGTCCGTTCGCTGCTGCCGCGCGCCGAGATCGTCTCGCGCCCGCGTTTCTCGACCCTGCGTTATGCCGGCGCGGCCAAGCTCTCGCGCCTGCCCCGGCGCTCCGCCATCGTCGCCTTCTCGGTGGAGGAAGTCTATCGCGTCGCGGAATTGCTGCGGCGCCATCGCGGCGGCGCGGCGGTGGTGATGGGCGCGCTCAGCCCCGCCACCCGCAATGCGCAGGTCGCGATGTTCGAGGCGGGCGAAGTCGATTATCTGGTGGCGACGGACGCCATCGGCATGGGTCTCAATCTCAATGTCGATCATGTCGCTTTCGCGTCCCTGCGCAAGTTCGACGGGCAGCGCACGCGCCGCCTGACCGTGGCGGAGATGGCGCAGATCGCCGGGCGCGCAGGGCGCCACCAGCGCGACGGGACGTTTGGCGATGTCGGTTCGCTCGATGGGCCACCGGCCTTCTCGCCCGAGGACGTCGAGCGGATCGAGGAGCATCGCTTCGATCCCCTGGAGCAGATCTTCTGGCGGGAAGCCGATCTGCCGATGGATCATGTCGGCACGCTGATCGAGGCCCTGACCGAGCGCCCCCGGCGCGAGGGGCTGCGCGCCGCGCCGGAAGCGGTCGATCTTGCGGTGCTGCGGGCGCTGGCCGACATGCCGGACGTGGCGGCGCGTGCGCGCGGACCGGCGCAGGTGGGGCGGCTCTGGGCAGCCTGTTCGCTGCCGGATTTCCAGAAGCTCGGCATCGAGCATCATGCCCGCACGGTGCATCGCCTGTGGGACTGGCTGAGCCAGGGCAATGGCTACATCCCGCAGGACTGGTTCGCCGGGCAGCTCGCGCGGCTCGACAATGTGCAGGGCGATGTCGATGCGCTGGCCGGGCGAATCGCGGCGGTGCGCACCTGGGCCTATGTCGCGCAGCGGGACGACTGGCTTGCCCAGCCGGTCGAGATGGCGGCGCGTGCCCGTGCCCTGGAGGATCGGCTGTCCGACGCGCTGCATGGCGCGCTGCGCCAGCGTTTCGTCGATCGGCGCACGTCCGCGCTGCTGCGTCGCGGCGGCGATGCGAATGCGTTTTTGGCAGTGGACGTGGACGATACAGGCAATGTAACAGTCGACGGGTACAAGATCGGGACGATGCGCGGATTCCGCTTCGCCGTCGATCCGACTGCAAGGGCAGGCGAAAAGCGGTTGCTGTTGGCCGCTGCCGAACGGAGACTGGGTGCACATTTGAACGAGATGGCTCAGGCATTGCTGGCAGTGGACGACAAGGCGTTCAGCCTCGCCAGCCCTCCCGGAGGTGACGCACAAATCATCTGGAACGGGCACCCCGTCGCGACTCTCAAGTCGGGGCAGCGACTGCTCGCGCCCGAAATCGCTCTGGATGCGGGCCTCGGCGCGCTGGCGCCGGAGATCCAGCAGGGCGTGCGCGATCGCCTCTCCGTGTGGATCAGCGGCCAGCTCGAGCGGCATGTGCCGGCCCTGCTCAAGATGGAGGCCGGCGCGATCGATCCGGCGCTGCCGCCCCCGGTGCGCGCGGTGCTGGCGCAGCTTGCCGACGATGGCGGCATCATGTCGCGGACCGCGCTCGACGAATCGCTCGCTCAGGTCGCCAAGGAGGATCGCACGCATCTGCGCAAGGCGGGCGTGGTGATCGGCGTGCTCGATCTTTATCATCCCGGCCTCATGAAGCCCTCGGCGGCGCAGTGGCGCATGGCCCTGCTGGCGCTGCGCCGCGGCGAGCCGCTGGTGGCGCTGCCGCCCGCGGGCGCAGTCCTGCTGCCGGCGTCCGAAGAACTTGACGAAGTGGGCGCGCGCGTCGCGGGCTTCCGCAAGCTGGGCGAGGCCTGGCTGCGCATCGACATGGCCGAGCGGCTGGCGCGTGGCGCGCATGACGCGATCGCGGCGGGCAAGGCCTATGGCGCGGACGATCCGACCATCGTGTCGATCGGCCTCAACGAAGCGAGCTTCCTGGATCTCATGCGGCAGGCCGGGTTCCGGCCGGTGCCGGATGCGGCGGAAGGCGCACCGAACTGGCAGTTCAAGGGGCGGCCGAAAGCGCGTCCCCGGCCGGAAGGCGAGCGGCGCCGCCAGCCTGGCCAGCGTGCCGGTCATCCGCGCGGCGACAAGCCGCAGAACCGGGGCGATCGCAAGGATGCGCGCGGCGAGGGGCGCAAGCCCGGCCGGCCGGACGAGCGGCAGGGCAAGGGCGGCGAGCGCAAGCCGCGCCCCCATGATCGGGGCGATGGCGGGCGGGATCGCGCGCCGCAACCAAGGCAGATCGTCGCGACGGGCAAGGCGCTTGCCGGGCTCGGCGCGCTGCTGGGCCGCGAGGACTGA
- a CDS encoding peptidoglycan DD-metalloendopeptidase family protein produces MFQKIEFNPHQGASIGTLWLNSPARVPAPALPVGWQGRIGDWANRVELVPDLGSNIGSRVWWRGLFTCVSLCGTTLMLSPGMPAIPGSVPTALGANHLDHFRSQMISASALGGDSGLRMGPTDAVAPLAETPERPQIELNAALGTGDSFAHTLARSGVSDKDASAVLALVAQAVDPESIAAGTRVQMILGRRPNRNVARPLERLSVRARLELALEIHRQDGALTLRRIPIAVDNTPLRIRGRVGGSLYRAARAAGAAPSTIQAYLKVLASQVSVGSLRAEDRFDIIVAHRRAETGEAEVGQLLFAGLERARGKDINMLKWTQDGRQQWFEASGVGERRGVLAAPVSGRMSSNYGQRFHPILGYKRMHAGVDFSAAHGSPIYAVTDGRVNYAGWHGGHGKYVRLQHAGGIGSGYAHMSRIAVKSGQSVRRGQVIGYVGSTGLSTGPHLHYELYRNGATVNPGSIKFTQVAQLSGSALAAFKAKIAELKRLPAGPVAERTAQATPAPTDNPAGGGVSRTR; encoded by the coding sequence GTGTTTCAGAAAATCGAATTCAACCCGCATCAGGGTGCAAGCATCGGGACCTTGTGGCTCAACAGCCCGGCCCGGGTGCCCGCCCCGGCGCTGCCCGTCGGCTGGCAGGGCCGGATCGGCGACTGGGCCAACCGCGTCGAGCTGGTGCCGGACCTGGGCAGCAACATCGGATCGCGAGTGTGGTGGCGCGGGCTGTTCACCTGCGTCTCGCTGTGCGGCACGACCCTCATGCTTTCCCCCGGCATGCCGGCGATCCCGGGATCGGTGCCCACCGCGCTCGGTGCCAACCATCTCGACCATTTCCGCTCGCAGATGATCAGCGCATCGGCGCTGGGCGGCGACAGCGGCCTGCGCATGGGGCCGACCGATGCCGTCGCGCCGCTTGCCGAGACGCCCGAGCGCCCGCAGATCGAACTCAACGCCGCGCTCGGCACGGGTGACAGCTTCGCGCATACGCTCGCCCGCTCGGGCGTGAGCGACAAGGATGCCAGCGCCGTGCTCGCGCTCGTCGCGCAGGCGGTGGACCCCGAATCGATCGCCGCGGGCACCCGCGTCCAGATGATCCTCGGCCGCCGCCCCAATCGCAATGTCGCGCGTCCGCTCGAACGGCTGAGCGTGCGCGCACGGCTGGAGCTGGCGCTGGAGATCCACCGCCAGGACGGCGCGCTGACGCTGCGGCGCATCCCCATCGCAGTCGACAACACGCCGCTCCGCATCCGCGGGCGCGTGGGCGGCAGCCTCTATCGCGCGGCGCGGGCCGCCGGCGCGGCGCCCTCCACCATCCAGGCCTATCTCAAGGTGCTGGCGAGCCAGGTCTCCGTGGGCAGCCTGCGCGCGGAGGACCGGTTCGACATCATCGTGGCCCATCGCCGCGCGGAGACCGGCGAGGCGGAAGTGGGCCAGCTGCTCTTCGCCGGGCTGGAGCGCGCGCGCGGCAAGGACATCAACATGCTGAAGTGGACGCAGGACGGCCGCCAGCAATGGTTCGAGGCATCGGGCGTGGGCGAACGGCGCGGCGTGCTCGCGGCGCCCGTCTCGGGCCGGATGAGCTCCAATTACGGCCAGCGCTTCCACCCCATCCTGGGCTACAAGCGCATGCATGCCGGCGTCGATTTCTCCGCCGCGCACGGTTCGCCCATCTATGCCGTGACCGATGGCCGCGTGAACTATGCCGGCTGGCATGGCGGCCATGGCAAGTATGTGCGCCTGCAGCATGCCGGCGGCATCGGCTCGGGCTATGCACATATGAGCCGCATCGCGGTCAAATCCGGCCAGAGCGTGCGGCGCGGGCAAGTGATCGGCTATGTCGGATCGACCGGCCTCTCGACCGGGCCGCATCTCCACTATGAGCTCTATCGCAACGGCGCGACGGTGAACCCCGGCTCGATCAAGTTCACGCAGGTCGCCCAGCTCTCCGGATCGGCGCTCGCGGCCTTCAAGGCGAAGATCGCCGAACTCAAGCGCCTCCCCGCCGGCCCCGTCGCCGAACGCACCGCGCAGGCCACCCCGGCCCCGACAGACAACCCGGCCGGCGGCGGCGTCTCGCGCACGCGCTGA
- a CDS encoding S24 family peptidase, with product MDGLEQDRQLVRALAEFAGLTPAALARAAGVAVTTINRPYNGTATTRLSQPTLEKLRARFPTYPGWTEQEASVAVPKVAGTYRPAEDGRPELVEVAEIDLRFGLGGAFMDEHPEIQVRSFSRAWLRQITTSPPDQLCWAKGRGNSMEPTISDGDIILIDRTEQRVDYGDLYWAIAFGQVGMIKRLRPMPDGSVKILSDNPSVPPDVAVDDELHVFGRVVAIVKKV from the coding sequence ATGGACGGGCTTGAACAGGATCGGCAGCTGGTGCGCGCGCTCGCGGAGTTCGCAGGGCTTACGCCGGCCGCGCTCGCTCGTGCAGCCGGCGTGGCGGTGACCACCATCAATCGCCCCTACAATGGAACAGCGACGACCCGGCTAAGCCAGCCAACGCTGGAGAAACTGCGGGCCCGCTTCCCCACTTATCCGGGGTGGACCGAGCAGGAGGCGAGCGTTGCGGTGCCGAAGGTCGCCGGGACCTATCGGCCGGCAGAGGACGGTCGCCCGGAGCTGGTCGAGGTTGCGGAGATTGATCTGCGCTTCGGCCTTGGCGGCGCATTCATGGACGAGCATCCCGAAATTCAGGTGCGATCCTTCTCGCGCGCCTGGCTCCGGCAGATCACCACGAGCCCGCCCGATCAGCTTTGCTGGGCAAAGGGTCGGGGCAATTCGATGGAGCCGACGATCAGTGATGGAGACATCATTCTGATCGATCGCACGGAGCAGAGGGTCGATTATGGCGATCTCTACTGGGCGATCGCTTTCGGCCAGGTCGGCATGATAAAGCGGCTGCGCCCCATGCCCGACGGAAGCGTCAAAATTCTGTCGGACAATCCATCAGTGCCGCCCGATGTGGCCGTTGACGATGAGCTGCACGTTTTCGGCCGTGTCGTCGCGATCGTAAAGAAGGTCTGA
- a CDS encoding transposase — translation MDQEAVIADIEARAFAARVSISSICRLAGVHPTTFSRWKKSDGNPQPISANMSSIEKLYAALAEIEGRKRRMARKAVRA, via the coding sequence ATGGATCAGGAAGCCGTCATCGCCGACATCGAGGCGCGAGCGTTCGCCGCCCGTGTTTCCATCAGCTCCATCTGCAGGCTGGCGGGGGTCCATCCCACGACGTTCAGCCGCTGGAAGAAGTCGGACGGCAACCCGCAGCCGATCAGCGCCAACATGTCGAGCATCGAAAAGCTCTATGCCGCTCTCGCCGAGATCGAGGGCCGCAAGCGCAGGATGGCCCGGAAGGCGGTGCGGGCATGA
- a CDS encoding transposase domain-containing protein translates to MATAPIEDRLPLDEATMRAWFTAAELAELRLPGLPTDKRAVNRRARDERWQYRTDASGALLSRPRAGRGGGTEFHVSLLPGAARLELARRGIGARPAPAEAEAQNGGSWRWYDGQTAKTKAEAERRLAIIAELHLQREAGETWTAAVAAGARRHSVGSSTLWSWLRLVEGVARPDWLPALAPRRKGGGAEAPIDPELWHIYKSDCLRASSPTFTSCYERTADIAAQRGLSLPSERTLRRRLESEVHPSVLRLAREGEEALRRSIPAQRRTVEHLRALEWVNVDGHKFDVTVGHPVTGKPIRPVMVALQDIHSSKVLAWRVGETESAALARMAFADLIRNWGIPKHCLLDNGRGFASKWLTGGARTRFRFKIRDEEPTGLLTALGVNIHWALPYRGQSKPIERAFRDLCDTIGRSPDADGAYTGNNPMNKPHNYGSKVMRWADFLALVDREIARHNARLGRKGRHYAGRSFDEVFAASYATADIGKASPDHLRQALLAAEQKRVNRQTGEVELFGNRYWAPGCDLVRGQLVTVRFDPDDLHGEVHLYGQDGAYLTTAPVIMDTGFDNVAGAKATGKRWAEHRKRIRDGLAAEQLIAAEELARLLPAAAEPSMPEPSVLRTHRHRGQTAAALRAAPEPKAAQEAAPNPEFNRLAQRAALRLIE, encoded by the coding sequence ATGGCCACGGCACCCATTGAAGATCGCCTGCCGCTCGACGAGGCGACCATGCGTGCGTGGTTTACCGCCGCCGAGCTGGCCGAGCTGCGCCTGCCCGGTCTCCCCACGGACAAGCGCGCCGTCAATCGCCGCGCCCGCGACGAGCGCTGGCAGTACCGGACCGACGCGAGCGGCGCGCTGCTGAGCCGACCGCGTGCCGGCCGGGGTGGCGGGACCGAGTTCCACGTCTCGCTGCTGCCCGGCGCCGCCCGGCTTGAGCTTGCGCGGCGCGGCATCGGTGCGCGACCGGCCCCGGCGGAAGCAGAGGCCCAGAACGGCGGCAGCTGGCGCTGGTATGACGGGCAGACGGCGAAGACCAAGGCGGAGGCCGAGCGGCGTCTTGCCATCATCGCGGAACTGCATCTGCAGCGGGAGGCCGGGGAGACTTGGACGGCAGCGGTCGCGGCCGGCGCCCGGCGGCACAGCGTGGGCAGTTCCACGCTGTGGAGCTGGCTGCGCCTGGTCGAAGGTGTTGCGCGGCCCGACTGGCTTCCCGCCCTGGCGCCGCGCCGGAAGGGCGGCGGGGCCGAGGCGCCTATCGATCCCGAGCTGTGGCATATCTACAAATCGGACTGCCTGCGCGCATCGAGTCCGACCTTCACCAGCTGCTACGAACGAACGGCCGATATCGCGGCTCAAAGAGGCCTTTCATTACCCTCTGAGAGGACGCTTCGGCGGCGGCTGGAAAGCGAAGTCCACCCCAGCGTCCTTCGGCTGGCCCGCGAAGGGGAAGAAGCGCTGCGGCGCTCGATTCCCGCCCAGCGGCGCACGGTCGAACATCTGCGCGCGCTCGAATGGGTGAACGTGGACGGCCACAAGTTCGACGTGACGGTGGGCCACCCGGTGACGGGCAAGCCGATCCGCCCCGTCATGGTGGCGCTGCAGGACATCCACAGCAGCAAGGTGCTGGCATGGCGCGTCGGCGAAACCGAAAGCGCGGCGCTCGCGCGAATGGCCTTCGCCGACCTGATCCGTAACTGGGGCATCCCGAAGCACTGCCTGCTCGACAACGGCCGCGGCTTCGCCAGCAAGTGGCTGACCGGCGGCGCCCGCACCCGATTCCGCTTCAAGATTCGGGACGAGGAACCGACCGGCCTGCTGACCGCGCTGGGCGTCAATATCCACTGGGCGCTGCCCTATCGCGGCCAGTCCAAGCCGATCGAGCGGGCCTTCCGGGACCTGTGCGACACCATCGGCCGCTCGCCCGACGCGGATGGCGCCTACACCGGCAACAACCCGATGAACAAGCCGCACAACTACGGCAGCAAAGTGATGCGCTGGGCGGACTTCCTCGCGCTCGTCGACCGGGAAATCGCGCGTCACAATGCACGGCTGGGCCGCAAGGGTCGCCACTATGCCGGCCGCAGCTTCGACGAGGTGTTCGCGGCCAGCTACGCGACCGCCGATATCGGCAAGGCGAGCCCCGACCATCTCCGGCAGGCGCTGCTGGCGGCCGAGCAGAAGCGCGTGAACCGCCAGACCGGCGAAGTCGAACTGTTCGGCAATCGCTACTGGGCGCCCGGCTGCGATCTCGTGCGCGGCCAGCTCGTCACGGTGCGGTTCGACCCGGACGATCTCCACGGCGAGGTCCACCTGTATGGCCAGGACGGCGCCTATCTGACGACGGCGCCGGTCATCATGGACACCGGATTCGACAATGTCGCGGGCGCCAAGGCCACCGGCAAGCGCTGGGCGGAGCATCGCAAGCGCATCCGCGACGGGCTCGCGGCCGAGCAGCTGATCGCCGCCGAGGAACTCGCGCGCCTGCTGCCGGCCGCCGCCGAACCCTCCATGCCCGAGCCCTCCGTGCTGCGCACCCATCGCCATCGCGGACAGACGGCCGCCGCGCTTCGCGCCGCGCCCGAGCCGAAGGCCGCGCAGGAGGCTGCGCCCAACCCCGAGTTCAACCGCCTCGCACAGCGCGCCGCGCTGCGACTGATCGAGTAG
- a CDS encoding AAA family ATPase has translation MIHIDTLPIDVEEVRDWANAYRDSFSPPLSWPKFGQSVGLPHGTLQPFCKGKYAGDNERIARQLYKFKQGLESRDAVRQSIPVDPGYFETPTSLLIRELLAVAHSGTITVGAFAPGLGKTYTAEDFTGRVQPVSMITLDGITGTRNGIIRATADALNVAQSRWVSELNTLVVRHLRKAKGLLLIDEANHATPEALEQLRSWHDATGVGICLLGNEELLGKITSGVSFARLKRRIRRSVVQQVPLEGDIIAFCDAWQISDIGIRALLKKQAMQGASGGLGELTQIVSDAAVLADEDGGRLELAHVQWAIQRRKIEIVRP, from the coding sequence ATGATCCACATCGATACTTTGCCGATCGACGTCGAGGAGGTGCGCGACTGGGCCAACGCCTATCGCGACAGCTTCTCGCCACCGCTCAGCTGGCCGAAGTTCGGGCAGTCCGTTGGCCTCCCGCACGGCACCCTGCAGCCCTTCTGCAAGGGCAAATATGCGGGTGACAACGAGCGCATCGCCCGCCAGCTCTACAAGTTCAAGCAGGGGCTGGAGAGCCGGGACGCGGTGCGCCAGTCGATCCCGGTCGACCCCGGCTATTTCGAGACGCCCACCTCGCTTCTCATCCGCGAGCTGCTCGCGGTGGCGCACAGCGGCACGATCACGGTCGGCGCCTTCGCGCCTGGGCTGGGCAAGACATACACCGCCGAGGACTTCACTGGCCGTGTGCAGCCGGTCTCGATGATAACCCTCGACGGTATCACCGGGACACGCAACGGCATCATCCGGGCGACGGCCGACGCACTGAACGTCGCACAGTCGCGCTGGGTGAGCGAACTCAACACGCTCGTCGTCCGGCACCTGCGCAAGGCGAAGGGCCTGCTCCTCATCGACGAGGCGAACCACGCTACCCCGGAAGCGCTCGAACAGCTGCGGAGCTGGCATGATGCCACTGGCGTCGGCATCTGCCTGCTCGGCAACGAGGAGCTGCTCGGCAAGATCACCAGCGGCGTGTCGTTCGCCCGCCTCAAGCGCCGCATCCGCCGCAGTGTGGTGCAGCAGGTGCCGCTTGAAGGCGACATCATCGCGTTCTGCGACGCCTGGCAGATATCGGACATCGGGATCCGCGCACTGCTGAAAAAGCAGGCGATGCAGGGTGCATCTGGCGGCCTCGGCGAACTGACGCAGATCGTCAGCGACGCCGCCGTGCTCGCCGACGAAGACGGCGGCCGGCTGGAGCTGGCGCATGTGCAATGGGCCATCCAGCGCCGCAAGATCGAGATCGTCCGGCCATGA
- a CDS encoding helix-turn-helix domain-containing protein, whose protein sequence is MSISIATVMAEVGRAHGVTVEALRSDDKHAALCWPRHVAMWLARELTSKSLVQIARQFGRADHTTVRNAILRVERGREADADVRTETDELRHRIAGSLAATKVNELAEELLAKRPADRSVSGQLVGLLCTEILRLQGELSRSQPHQMKETAHD, encoded by the coding sequence ATGAGCATCTCGATCGCCACCGTCATGGCCGAGGTCGGCCGGGCGCACGGCGTCACGGTCGAAGCGCTCCGCAGTGACGACAAGCACGCGGCCCTGTGCTGGCCGCGCCATGTCGCGATGTGGCTTGCCCGTGAACTGACCTCCAAGAGCCTCGTTCAGATCGCCCGGCAGTTCGGCCGGGCCGATCACACCACCGTGCGCAATGCCATCTTGCGCGTCGAGCGCGGGCGGGAAGCCGACGCGGACGTCCGCACGGAAACGGATGAGCTGCGGCATCGCATCGCCGGTTCGCTCGCCGCGACCAAGGTCAACGAACTGGCGGAGGAGCTGCTGGCCAAGCGCCCGGCGGACCGGTCGGTGAGCGGCCAGCTCGTCGGCCTCCTCTGCACCGAAATCCTGCGGCTCCAGGGCGAACTGAGCCGGTCCCAACCCCACCAGATGAAGGAAACAGCACATGACTGA
- a CDS encoding DUF3164 family protein has translation MTDIGTGRREIDGQTYMIDGKGGLIPIGVIKAQEQLQDDLVRKIVGFAIPLSEQITRFREHCLEDVDGFVAMLDQEYGAKRGGRKGNLSFVSYDGLLKVDVQVGETVSFGPELQTAKELVDECLRDWTADAREQLRAVITRAFDVDAQGRINRYNLTYLLRMEIADERWQEAMRAIRDSMRVIGSKRYIRIYRRAANDGAWSSINLNMAGA, from the coding sequence ATGACTGATATCGGCACCGGCCGCCGCGAGATCGACGGCCAGACATACATGATCGACGGCAAGGGCGGCCTGATTCCGATCGGCGTCATCAAGGCGCAGGAGCAGCTGCAGGATGACCTCGTCCGCAAGATCGTGGGTTTCGCGATCCCGCTCTCCGAGCAGATCACGCGGTTCCGCGAGCATTGCCTTGAGGACGTCGACGGCTTCGTCGCGATGCTCGACCAGGAATATGGCGCCAAGCGCGGTGGGCGGAAGGGCAACCTCTCGTTCGTTTCCTATGACGGGCTGCTCAAGGTGGACGTGCAGGTCGGCGAAACGGTGAGCTTCGGCCCCGAGCTGCAGACCGCCAAGGAGCTTGTGGACGAGTGCCTGCGCGACTGGACTGCCGACGCGCGCGAGCAGCTGCGCGCCGTCATCACCCGCGCATTCGATGTGGACGCGCAGGGGCGCATCAATCGCTACAACCTGACCTATCTGCTGCGGATGGAGATCGCCGACGAGCGCTGGCAGGAAGCCATGCGCGCCATCCGCGACAGCATGCGCGTCATCGGGTCCAAGCGCTACATCCGCATCTACCGACGCGCCGCCAATGACGGCGCGTGGTCATCGATCAACCTCAACATGGCGGGTGCGTGA